The stretch of DNA tcccactttcaatatgtatctagaccaagacttagagtcatctagattagtgtcaaaacttgcatcggcgtaaccctttacgacaaaccttttttcacttccataatcgagaaacatatccttattccactaaggataattttgaccgctgtccagtgatctactcctagatcactatcgtactcccttgccaaactcagtggtagggcatacaatagatctggtatacatcatggcatactttatagaacctatgaatgaggcatagggaatgactttcattctctttctatcttctgccgtggtcgggctttgagtcttactcaacttcacaccttgtaacacaggcaagaaacctttTCTTTGATTGTtgcattttgaactacttcaaaatcttgtcaaggtatgtactcattgaaaaaaaacttatcaagtgtcttgatctatctctatagatcttgatactcaatatgtaagcagcttcaccgaggtctttctttgaaaaactcctttcaaacactcctttatgctttgcagaataattctacattatttccgatcaacaatatgtcattcacatatacttatcagaaatgttgtagtgctcccactcactttcttgtaaatacaggcttcaccgcaagtctgtataaaactatatgctttgatcaacttatcaaagcatatattccaactccgagattcttgcaccagtccatagatggatcgctggagcttgcatatttagttaacacctttaggatcgacaaaaccttctagttgcatcgtatacaactcttctttagcaAATCCATTagggaatgcagttttgtttatccatttgccagatttcataaaatgcggcaattgctaacatgattcggacagacttaagcatagatacgagtgagaaaatctcatcgtagtcaacaccttgaacttgtcgaaaaccttttgcgacaattctagctttgtagatagcaacactactatcagcgtccgtcttcctcttgaagatccatttattttctatggcttgccgatcatcgggcaagtcaatcaaagtccatactttgttctcatacatggatcatatctcagatttcatggcctcaaaccatttcgtggaatctgggctcatcatcgcttcctcatagttcgcaagttcgtcatggtctagtaacatgacttccagaacaggattaccgtaccactctggtgcggatctcactctggtttacctacgagattcggtagtaacttgatctgaagttacatgatcatcatcattagcttcctcactaatcggtgtagtagtcacaggaacagatttctgtgatgaactactttccaataagggagcaggtacagttacctcatcaagttctactttcctcccactcacttctttcgagagaaactccttctctagaaaaactccgaatttagcaacaaaagccttgccttcggatttgtgatagaaggtgtacccaacagtctcctttgggtatcctatgaagaaaTATTTCTcggatttgggtttgagcttattaggatgaaactttttcatataagcatcacaaccccaaactttaagaaacggcaactttggtttcttgccaaaccacagttcagattgtgtcgtctcaacggacttagatggtgccctatttaacgtgaatgcagctgtctctaatgcataaccccaaaacgatagtggtagatcggtaagagacatcatagatcgcactatatccaataaagtacggttatgacgttcggacacaccattacactatggtgttccaggtggcgtgagtagtgaaactatttcacattgttttaattgaaggccaaactcgtaactcaaatactcttctctacgatcagatcgtagaaactttattttcctttttacgatgatttttcacttcactctgaaattctttgaacttttcaaatgtttcagacttatgtttcatcaagtagatatactcatatctgctcaaatcatctgtgaagttcagaaaataacgatacttgccgtgagccttaacactcatcggaccgcatacatcagtatgtattatttccaataagtcagttgctcgctccggagaacggagtcttagtcatcttgcccatgaggcatggttcgcaatcatcaagtgattcataatcaagtgattccaaaatcccatcaccatggagtttcttcatgcgctttacaccaatatgacctaaacggcagtgccacaaataagttgcactatcattattaactttgcatcttttggtttcaatattatgattatgtgtatcactacgatcgagatccaacgaactattttcattgggtgtgtaaccatataaggttttattcatgtaaacagaacaacaatttattctcttacttaaatgaataatcgtattacaataaacatgatcaaatcatattcatgctcaacgcaaacaccaaataacacttattcaggttcaacactaatcccgaaagtatagggagtgtgcgatgatgatcatatcaatcttggaaccacttccaacacacatcgtcacttcacccttaactagtctctgtttattctgcaactcccgtttcgagttactaattttagcaactgaactagtatcaaatactgaggggttgctataaacactagtagagtacacgtcaataacatgtatatcaaatatacttatgttcactttgccatccttcttatctgccaatcacttggggtagttccgcttccagtgaccagtccctttgcagtagaaacacttagtctcaggcttaggaccagacttgggcttcttcacttgagcagcaacttgcttgctgttcttcttgaagttccccttctttcctctgcccttttcttgaaactagtggtcttgtctaccatcaacacttgatgtttttctcgatttctaccttcgtcaatttccgcattacgaagagcttgggaatcgtttctgttatcccttgcatatcatagttcatcatgaagttctactaacttggtggtggtgactagagaattctgtcaatcactatcttatctggaagattaactcccacttgattcaagcgattgttgtactcagacaatctgggcacatgctcactagttgagcgattctcctccatcttttagctatagaacttgttggagactacatatctctcaactcgggtatttgcttgaaatattaacttcaactcctggaacatctcatatggtccatgacgttcaaaatgtctttgaagtcccgattctaagccattaagcatggtgcactaaactatcaagtagtcatcatattgagctagccaaacgttcataatgtctgcatctgctcctgcaataggtctgtcatctagcggtgcatcaaggacataattcttctgtgcagcaatgaggataaacctcagatcacggatccaatccgcatctttgctactaacatctttcaacacaattttctctaggaacatatcaaaataaacatatgaaagaaacaacgcgagctattgatctacaacataatttgcaaaatactaccaggactaagttcatgataaatttaagttcaattaatcatattacttaagaactcccacttagatagacatccctctaatcctctaagtgattacgtgatccaaatcaactaaaccatgtccgatcatcacgtgagatggagtagtttcattggtgaacatcactatgttgatcatatctactatatgattcacgctcgacctttcggtctccgtgttccgaggccatatctgtatatgcttggctcgtcaagtataacctgagtattccgcgtgtgcaactgttttgcacccgttgtatttgaacgtagagcctatcacacccgatcatcacgtggtgtctcagcacgaagaactttcgcaacggtgcatactcagggagaacacttcttgataattagtgagagatcatcttataatgctaccgtcaatcaaagcaagataagatgcataaaagataaacatcatatgcaatcaaaatatgtgacatgatatggccatcatcatcttgcgcctttgatctccatctccaaagtactgtcatgatctctatcgtcaccggcatgacaccatgatctccatcatcttgatctatatcaatgtgtcgtcacacggtcgtctcgccaactattgctcttgcaactattgctatcgcatagcgataaagtaaagcaattatttggcgcttgcatcttatgcaataaagagacaaccataaggcttttgccagttgccgataactttaacaaaacatgatcatctcatacaacaacttatatctcatcacgtcttgaccatatcacatcacaacatgcccccgcaaaaacaagttagacgtcctctactttgttgttgcatgttttacgtggctgctacgggcttaagcaagaaccaatcttacctacgcatcaaaatcacaacgatagtttgtcaagttggtgctgttttaaccttcgcaaggaccgggcgtagccacactcggttcaactaaagttggagaaactgtcacccgctagccacctttgtgcaaagcacgtcgggagaaccggtctcgcgtaagcgtacgcgtaatgtcggtccgggccgcttcatccaacaataccgccgaaccaaagtatgacatgctggtaagcagtatgacttatatcgcccacaactcacttgtgttctactcgtgcatataacatcaaaccataaaaaaacctggctcggatgccactgttggggaacgtagtaatttcaaaaaaattcctacgcacacgcaagatcatggtgatgtatagcaacgagaggggagagtatgatctacgtacccttgtagatcgcaacggaagcgttgacacaacgtagaggaagtagtcgtacgtcttcttcccgatccgaccgatccaagcaccgttactccggcacctccgagttcttagcacacgtacagctcgatgacgctccccgggctccgatccagcaaagcttcggggacgagttccgtcagcacaacggcgtggtgacgatgatgatgttctaccgacgcagggcttcgcctaagcactacaacgatatgaccgaggtggaatatggtggcagggggcaccgcacacggctaaggaacgatcacgaggatcaacttgtgtgtcctagggtgcctccctgtctccgtatataaaggatccaagggggggtggtgcgccggcctagaggagggcgcaggaggagtcctactcctaccgggagtaggactcccctccccgttccttgtccaactaggagaggtggagggagaataggaaagggggggcgccgcccctccctccttgtccaattgggactagggggagagggggcgcgcggcctgccctggcagccccttcctcttctccacattaggcccataaggcccattaacccccggggggttccggtaacccctccggtactccggttttatccgaaacttctccggaacccttccggtgtccgaatatagtcatccaatatatcaatctttatgtctcgattCGACCatttccgagactcctcgtcatgtccgtgatcacatccgggactccgaactaaccttcggtacatcaaaatgcataaactcataataactgtcatcgtaactttaagcgtgcggaccctacggttcgagaacaatgtagacatgaccgagacacgtctccggtcaataaccaatagcgggacctggatgcccatattggctcctacatattctacgaagatctttatcggtcagaccgcataacaacatacgttgttccctttgtcatcggtatgttacttgcccgagattcgatcgtcggtatccaatacctagttcaatctcgttaccggcaagtctctttactcgttctgtaatacatcatcccgcaactaactcattagttacaatgcttgcaaggcttaagtgatgtgcattaccgagagggcccagagatacctctccgacaatcggagtgacaaatcctaatctcgaaatacgccaacccaacatgtacctttggagacacctgtagagcacctttataatcacccagttacgttttgacgtttggtagcacacaaagtgttcctccggcaaacgggagttgcataatctcatggtcataggaacatgtataagtcatgaagaaagcaatagcaacatactaaacgatcgggtgctaagctaatggaataggtcatgtcaatcagatcattcaccgaatgatgtgatcccattaatcaaatgacaactcatgtctatggttaggaaacataaccatctttgatcaacgagctagtcaagtagaggcatactagtgacactctgtttgtctatgtattcacacatgtattatgtttccggttaatacaattctagcatgaataataaacatttatcatgaaataaggaaataaataataactttattattgcctctagggcatatttccttcagtcgtCTCACCACCAGACGCAGATCCTTCAGAAAACTCTCCTCCATGGATGcatcccacgaaggcacgcttcacaGCGGGCTGAGTCCGGGCGGGTCTCTCGCGCTGAgtcgtctcgatgatgtcggtgcagatgtccggctcagggcccggctcgccgatctggccgatgaagacgtggattccgccaaaggggacccgatacccgtactcaattgagccggcgtcaGGGCCCCAACcagcgtcgtcgatgtagagcttgccgcgacgactcttggtcatccggacCACAAcatatcccttgagcccttcgaagttgcccttcaagaactcaaatccaccgtgcgcaagccccatggtgggcgccaactgtcgtggaattgtcacggcagatgtcctagtgaaaggacttaatcatggagccatcgcaactaggaagcttaaaggggttaaacgggacaaaggacacgagaggtttatactgctTCGGctccttgcggtgaaggtaaaggcctaatccagttGAGGTgatattgctaggtttcgatgaccaaggagcgaatacgcttaacctggctctcgatcttttgtttcttaccctaagccgccgccgggtcgtccccttatatacacgggttcacgccctgcggcctatagaatctcggccggctcatacaacgtgtccggctcagtgacgtatcttacatgccttacattacaagtctattcatacatggcggtttatacttacGGGCCCTAAGCCGCCCCTGGGCCTGGGCCTATCATAAGCCTAACTGTGAACCACCACCTTGTATACTCTTGGGCTTCATACAGGTGAACCGTCATTGTGGGCGGGTCATATCTGATAGTCATATCCTCAACAGGCGATATTATGAGAGCTATGATAAAGGACATAAATTTGGCAACCAAAAGTGAGACATATGAAAATATGAGTTATTTAAAGTGATGTTGATTTCTTTTTCACACCTCCCAAGCGAACTTGATTTAATTTATTATATCTTGCATGcttatcactagtagaaaaagggtcaaacgtgaagcacattagtaccagtttgattttggcccggtactaatggtaccattagtgccggttcgaacggatttgcattaatgccggttcgtgttgaacctttagtaccggttcgtggcacgaaccggtactaaaggggtggtggcaggctggcgtcaggccggggccccacgaacacctttagtaccggttcgtggcacgaacgacctttagtaccggttcgtgccatgaaccggtactaaaggggtctgacctatagtaccggtttgtgacacaaaccggcactatagggcaattttcaaactctaccctcccccctcgtgtgtcgccatttcagttctgaaaaaatcaaaagaaaatgataaaaacttcaaaaaataaaatccttcgagagatagttatattactacatctattggttaggaaaatttgaaaacttaaatttggacatgctttgcaaaaagtgtagggaaaatgtaaaacggctataacttttgcatacgatgtcggaaaaaaatgtataatatatcaaaaatttcagcacaaaaatccgcatccgatggagcacgaaaatccgcatccgatggagaaagcctatggcctgtttggaattttttagaatcctcaaattccaaaaggaaaaaaatatatggtcaaatttcagtttgtttaaaaaaatttggttaaatctggtcaaactacttattcaagaagtattaatgttactacataattattcaagaatattagtgttactaaataattatttcaattttttgaattttggtcaaatctggtcaaactatggtcaaactgtggtcaaactatggtcaaacttattcaagaaatattagcgttactaaataattactgttttttagaataaactcaaacggtgaaatgtgtgacttcatgctcaagctaaactcctgagggttaataggattgacatcttactattgtcaggaaaacaacaagtgcagactcggaaacgaaggagaatagaacccgaaagttaagcgtgctcgggctggagtagtgagagggatgggtgaccggtcgggaagttagataatttgaaatgagtgatccacacttgagcagttaagagaggtgattagagactaaatcatcaaataattcaaaaaaattaaaaatccaaaaaatccaaaattttcaaaaaaaaaaaccctttagtaccggttggtaacaccaaccggtcccccataccagggcacgagctcacgccacgtggtggcactttagcgccggttcgtgccgaaccggtactaaaggggggggggggggctttagtgccggttatgaaACCGGCATTAAAGGCCCTTACGAATCGGTgctaaagctccgttttctactagtgtatgaAACCTGTGGATTATGTTACACTAGCTTTTTTGTCAAAATTTTGGAATATTTGAAACATGATTTTCAATTCATTTCACCAGATATACTCTCTACCTTGTACTCCATCCGTTCTTAAATATAAACCCTTTTAAAGATTTCAATATGACCTATATATGTACTAGCAAAATGAGTggatctacactctaaaatatgtttatccgtatgtagtccatgtccatattgaaatctctaaagaGCTTATATTTAAAAACGGAAGGAGTATCTTGTAAAGTTTAAAAGTTCAACACCAGGGCAAACTAAATATCGACATGCTTGGGTGCAAAGCAAAGATAACAGTATTTACCTAATAACCCTTGAAAACTAAGCGGATGGCATTGGCACCCTTGACCTAATATTCGCCGTCGTAGAGCCTCCGGCCGACCTCGAACGATGCAAAGGCGTCGGCGCAAGCATACTGCAGTTGGTCCCGCGTCAGCCGCGGCGCGTCCCAGGCGCTGACCCGCACGTGGTGCGGCTTCTCGGGCCACACGCCCATCACCTGCCACACGAGGCCCTGCAGCCCGGTGTGCCGCAGCGCCGGCTTCCCCAGCATGTTCGCGGCGAGGTAGCGCAGGTCCACCGCGTTCGTCACCTGCAGCCCGTAGTGAGCGCTGAGCTTCTGCGCGTCGCCGTAGACCCCGACGCCGACGAAGGTGAAGCGGCCGTCGGCGAGGAAGTCGAAGAGGGAGTCCGGGACGTAGTCGGCgcggaggatctggaagacgagGCAGCGGCGGCCGACGCACAGCTGCAGCAGCGCGACGGGGCCCGGCGGGAGGCCGCGGAACGAGGGGCGCCACTCGACGTCGAGGCCGACGACGAGgcggtcgaggcggcggcggtggatgcGGTAGACGAGGTCCAGCCACTCGTCGACGACGCCGCCGGAGGAGGTCAGGGTGGTGTGGACGTGGTCCTGGTCGAACGCCACGATGCAGTGGCCGTCGCCGAAGTCCGTCACCATGGAAGTCGCCATCTCGATCGTCCTCCCGAGGTTTCGAACTGCTGTTTGGTATAGATAGACTAGATCAGAAATCCAGAGTAGATTTGTCTTGCTGGGTCTCGGCCGTATATATTGTAGCGGTACGACGGTGCGTCtgtttttcttttccttttctttaggggagtttttcttttcctttttgaGGCAACAAAAACGACGGTGCGTCtgtttttcttttccttttttgaGGGTAATAGCTAAATTTTATTGATCGAAAGCCACAAGAAGTGGGATACAAAAAATATCATGGGGTTGAAACCAAATATGGCACGAGCCCCTCGTCCAAAGAATTCAAAATTTTAGCTAGTCTATCTGAACAACAATGCTACATTCACAGACTTATTACTGGG from Triticum urartu cultivar G1812 chromosome 3, Tu2.1, whole genome shotgun sequence encodes:
- the LOC125548571 gene encoding Werner Syndrome-like exonuclease codes for the protein MATSMVTDFGDGHCIVAFDQDHVHTTLTSSGGVVDEWLDLVYRIHRRRLDRLVVGLDVEWRPSFRGLPPGPVALLQLCVGRRCLVFQILRADYVPDSLFDFLADGRFTFVGVGVYGDAQKLSAHYGLQVTNAVDLRYLAANMLGKPALRHTGLQGLVWQVMGVWPEKPHHVRVSAWDAPRLTRDQLQYACADAFASFEVGRRLYDGEY